Proteins from a genomic interval of Capsicum annuum cultivar UCD-10X-F1 chromosome 4, UCD10Xv1.1, whole genome shotgun sequence:
- the LOC107869143 gene encoding receptor kinase-like protein Xa21, with protein sequence MGSLPLVEKGKREMVKDIHRLANLELQATDVLRESNLVGSGSFGSVYKGILRSETAIAVKVFNLQVDEAFKSFDTECEVLRNLLHRNLVKVITCCSNVYFKALVLEYMPNGSLDKFLYSHNYFLDIKQRLSIMIDAACALEYLHRGCSSPVIHCDLKPCNVLLDEDMVTHLSDFGISKVLGDDESDLYTKTIATLGYIAPDTPLSFVDFSSLFSQVECILHLYINCLTVEYGQDGLVSTKCDVYIYGIMLLETFTRRKPNQFEGDLSLKLWVSCSLQEAVMDIVDANLLTSSGNRLQKEIDVVASIMKVALDCCVESPTGRTNMKDVVGTLQKIKIQLLAC encoded by the exons atgggcagtcttcCTCTTGTTGAGAAAgggaagagggagatggtgaaggatattcaccgacttgcaaatctagaG CTCCAAGCAACTGATGTGCTTCGCGAGAGTAATCTGGTTGGTTCTGGAAGTTTTGGCTCTGTTTACAAAGGCATTCTCAGAAGTGAAACTGCCATTGCAGTTAAAGTGTTCAATCTACAAGTGGATGAGGCATTCAAGAGCTTTGATACGGAATGTGAAGTTCTGCGCAACCTTCTCCATAGGAATCTCGTAAAAGTCATCACTTGTTGTTCCAACGTTTATTTTAAGGCTTTAGTGTTGGAGTATATGCCTAATGGTAGTCTTGACAAGTTTTTGTATTCGCACAACTACTTCCTCGACATCAAGCAGAGACTAAGCATAATGATAGATGCTGCATGTGCATTAGAATATCTTCACCGTGGGTGCTCGTCACCTGTGATTCATTGTGATCTGAAGCCTTGTAATGTCTTgctggatgaggatatggttACCCACCTAAGTGACTTTGGCATTTCAAAAGTGCTTGGTGACGATGAGAGTGATTTATACACTAAAACTATAGCAACATTGGGGTATATTGCACCAGATACGCCTCTTAGTTTTGTtgatttttcctctcttttttcccAAGTGGAATGTATATTACATCTTTATATTAATTGTTTGACTGTAGAGTATGGACAGGATGGTTTGGTATCAACAAAGTGTGATGTCTATATCTACGGGATCATGTTGCTAGAAACATTTACCAGGAGAAAGCCTAACCAGTTTGAGGGTGATCTTAGCTTGAAGCTATGGGTGAGTTGTTCACTTCAAGAGGCAGTAATGGACATCGTAGATGCCAACTTGCTAACATCAAGTGGCAATCGCTTACAGAAGGAGATTGATGTTGTGGCATCAATAATGAAAGTGGCATTAGATTGTTGTGTTGAATCTCCGACAGGAAGGACAAACATGAAAGACGTTGTAGGGACGCTACAAAAgatcaagattcaacttcttgCATGCTAA